AGGTCCTGTGGACGACCCCGCCGTTCTCGAACTTCTGCATGACCTACCCGACCCGGAACGTCGAGTTCAACGGAATCGTCCTGGAGCAGGACAAGCCGGTGCTGATCAGCCTCACCGCGGCCAACACCGATCCGGCGCTGGCCTCCGAGACACGCTCCGGGAACCGCGCCCATCTGGCCTTCGGCGGCGGCGCCCACGTCTGCCCGGCACAGTCCCCGGCGCGACTGATCACCTCGGTGGCCATCGAGAAGCTGCTCGACCGGCTGCCCGACCTCGAACTGGCCGTCCCGGCCGATCAGTTGGCGTGGCGGCCGGGACCGTTCCTCCGAGCGCTGACCGCGCTCCCGCTTCGCTTCCCCTCGGTACCCGTCCGATCCGACGAGACCACTGGAGACAGCAGATGGAACGACAAGCCGGTTCCACCGTCATCGACCCCACCGGAACCGACATCCAGTCCGAAGCAGCAGCACTCCGGGCGGTCGGGGCGCCCTCGCTGGTTGAACTCCCTGGTGGGGTGGTGGCGTGGGCAGTAGCGGGGCATGAGCAGATCCGGGATCTGACCACCGACTCTCGGGTCTCCCGCAACGCCAGGGCGCACTGGCAGGCGTGGGCGGACGGGGAGATCACGCCGGACTGGCATCTGTACACGTTCGTCGCGGTGCAGAACATGATCTCCGCGTACGGTGCCGATCACACCAGGTTACGCTCGTTGATCTCCAAGGCGTTCACGCCTAGACGGGTGGCCGCGCTCGCGCCCAGCATCGAGAAGCTCGTCTCCGGGCTGATCGACGACCTGGGCGCCGAGGGCGGGAACGGTGCCACGGTCGACCTCCGTGCCGGGCTCGCCTACCCGCTGCCCATCGCGGTGATCAGCACCATGTTCGGCGTGCCTGCGGACTGGCGTGACGAACTGCATCACATCGTCGACGGCATCTTCGACACCACGCTGGGCCCCGACGAGGCACGGGCCAACCAGATGCAGCTCTACACGCTGCTCAACAAGCTGGTCGAGCTGAAGCAGGGCACGCCGGGCGAGGACATGACCAGCGCCCTGATCGACGCTCACGAGCAGGACGGAACCCGGCTCCAGGAGCACGAGCTGGTCGACACCCTGCTGCTGATGCTCGGGGCGGGCCACGAGACGACCACCAATCTCCTCGACCAGGCCATGACCGCGATGCTGACCAATCCCGATCAGCTGGCCATGGTGCGCTCCGGCGCGATCACCTGGGACGACGTCATCGAGGAGGCCTTGCGGTGGAACGCGCCGATCGCGAGTCTTCCGCTGCGCTACGCGGTGGAGGACCTCGAGATCGCGGGCGTGACGATCCGCAAGGGTGACGCGATCCTGGCGTTCTTCGCAGGCGCCGGGCGGGACCCGGCGCACTACGGCGAGGACGCCGATCGGTTCGATGCCACCAGAGCCGTCAAGGATCATCTCTCCTTCGGGCACGGGGTGCACTACTGCCTCGGCGCTCCCCTGGCCCGGCTCGAGGCCAGGATCGCGCTGCCCGCCCTGTTCGACCGGTTCCCCGACATCGCCCTGGCCGGCCGGCCTGACGAGCTCAGGCCGGTGCGGTCCTTCGTCTCCAACGGTCACCTCGGCCTTCCCGCGACGCTCGTCGCCGCGAAGGGCTGATCCGACCCGCACTTGGAGGTTTGCGCGCGCGGCTTCCGCGCGCGACGAGAGAGACCCTGGCGCGACCGCCCGGTCGCCCCACCAGGGACTGCGTCTGCGGTGCACGAGAACGCCGCCGCCGCCATGGCAGGTCGTGCGGCGACGACACCGTGATCCGGTGTCGTCGCCACGGCAGCGGCCACCCTCGTCGGACACCGCAGGCATCCGGCTGGATGCAACGCAGTAGGAGCACCGAATCGTGATCTCACCCGAGTCAGCGGCAGGCCCGGACTCGCCACCGCGGATCCGGGTGTCTCGCCGGGAGACGCCCGTCGTCGACGCGGGGCCCCGGGGCCAATCGACGTCGGCAGCGGAGCCCGGAGCCCGCACGGCGACCGCTGCGGCGGACGGCACGGTCTCGGCGGCTGCCACGGCGTGACCCTGCACTCCGAGGCGGGAGCCGGAATCACCCCGTCTGCCGCGATCTCGAGCGGCCTCGCCGTCACCTGCCCGCCGGAGGATCTCCGCCCGGTGACGTCATCTCTCTCCACCGGGGTCGCGGATCGTCCCTTGTCCTGCTTCGGACGACGACGGTTCGGGCTCGACCCTGCGCTGAGTGCTGGCGGGACGGGGGTGGAACCCGCTCTCGGCCAGGGTCGGCGTGTCCCGGTGCCGCTTCGGCGTTCGTCGACGCAGGCGGCGGTGTCGAGCCCGTCTCGTAGTGCACCGTCGGCCCGAGCGCCGGGCGGACACCGCCGGGCCGTCCCAGTCGAGACCCAGCCACGCGATCGTCGGCCGAGCAGGCACTCAGCTGCG
The Actinoalloteichus fjordicus DNA segment above includes these coding regions:
- a CDS encoding cytochrome P450 family protein gives rise to the protein MAWAVAGHEQIRDLTTDSRVSRNARAHWQAWADGEITPDWHLYTFVAVQNMISAYGADHTRLRSLISKAFTPRRVAALAPSIEKLVSGLIDDLGAEGGNGATVDLRAGLAYPLPIAVISTMFGVPADWRDELHHIVDGIFDTTLGPDEARANQMQLYTLLNKLVELKQGTPGEDMTSALIDAHEQDGTRLQEHELVDTLLLMLGAGHETTTNLLDQAMTAMLTNPDQLAMVRSGAITWDDVIEEALRWNAPIASLPLRYAVEDLEIAGVTIRKGDAILAFFAGAGRDPAHYGEDADRFDATRAVKDHLSFGHGVHYCLGAPLARLEARIALPALFDRFPDIALAGRPDELRPVRSFVSNGHLGLPATLVAAKG